GCCGGACTCGTTCAAGGACGGCACCAAGAAGGTCTGCTCGGTGACCGGGTCCACCCCGGCCGAGGAGATCAAGAAGTACATCAAGGACGTCGGCACCCAGCTGGTGCTCTTCGACACCTACCCCAAGTGTCGCGATGCCCTCAAGGGTGGTCAGGTCGACGCCGTCACCACCGACAACGTGATCCTGCTCGGCTACATCGCCGAGGACGAGGCGTCGTTCAAGCTGGCCGGGGACAACTTCACCAAGGAGCCGTACGGCATCGGGGTGAAGAAGGAGGACAACGACTTCCGCACCTTCGTCAACGACACGTTGGAGAAGGCGTTCAACGACGGCAGCTGGAAGAAGGCCTGGGACGACACCGCCGGCAAGTTCGGCGCGGAGCTGGGCAGCGCGCCCACCATCAACCGCTACTGATCTGACCTCGATCTGGAGGGTGGGGAGGAACACCGACCCGTGAGTGTGCTCATCGACAAGTTCGACGTCTTTGCGGGTGGTTTCTGGCTCACCCTCCAGATCTGCGTCCTCGCCGCGTTCGGCGCCCTGATCCTGGGCGCCGTCATGGCGGTGCTGCGCATCTCGCCGGTGCCGCCGCTGCGCGCCGTCGGCACCGCGTACGTGAACATCTTCCGGAACATGCCGCTGACCGTGGTGATGTTCTTCGCCGCCTTCGGCCTGCCGGCGCTCGGCTCCAACGCCGACTTCCTGCGCGTCCCCGTACTGGACTCGCTCTTCACACGGCTCGGCACCGACCTGCCGTACTTCCGTTTCGCGCTGCTCGCCCTGGTGCTCTACACCGCCGCGTTCGTCTGCGAGGCGCTGCGCTCCGGGGTCAACGCGGTGCCGCCGGGCCAGGCCGAGGCCGCCCGCTCGCTCGGCCTGACCTTCGGCCAGAACCTGCGGCACGTGGTGCTGCCGCAGTCCTGGAAGGCGTCGGTCGTGCCGCTCGGCTCGGTGATCATCGCGATGATCAAAAACTCGGCGCTGATCGGCTTCTTCGGCGTGGTCGGCGACCTGTCCCAGAGCGCCGACCAGCTCACCTCCGCCGAGGGCTACGCCTTCATCCCGGTCGCCATCGGCATCTCGATCGGCTACCTGATCATGACCGTGCCGCTCGGCGCACTGCTCGACCGGCTGGAGAAGCGACAGGCGGTGGCCCGATGAGTCAGCAGACCAGCGTCCTGTACGACGTCCCCGGCCCGCGCCAGCGGCGGATCACCCTGATCAGCAGCATCGTCGCCACCGTGCTGCTGGCCGTCGGGGCGTACTTCCTGATCTACCGCCCGCTGGACGACAAGGGCCAGTTCTCGATGGAGCTGTGGGGGCCGCTGGTCGACCCCTCCAACGA
Above is a window of Micromonospora rifamycinica DNA encoding:
- a CDS encoding amino acid ABC transporter permease; protein product: MSVLIDKFDVFAGGFWLTLQICVLAAFGALILGAVMAVLRISPVPPLRAVGTAYVNIFRNMPLTVVMFFAAFGLPALGSNADFLRVPVLDSLFTRLGTDLPYFRFALLALVLYTAAFVCEALRSGVNAVPPGQAEAARSLGLTFGQNLRHVVLPQSWKASVVPLGSVIIAMIKNSALIGFFGVVGDLSQSADQLTSAEGYAFIPVAIGISIGYLIMTVPLGALLDRLEKRQAVAR